GGTGAGTTGGGCTTGTAAGCGATCTGCCCTTGCGCCCGGAGCAGGGTGGCTTGAGAGGAAACTGTGGTTGTTGCCCAAGGTGGCAAGCTTGCGCAAGGCGGAAATGGCTGCTGCTGGTTGGTGTCCAGTCTGTGCAAGAAAGGAGAGTCCGTAATCGTCAGCTTCCCGTTCCTCTTGTTGCGAGAATTGAGCGTTCAGCAGTTTTTCTGCAAAACCACCGATCTGAGAACGGGCGATGACGCCAAACTCATTATTGATAGCGGCGGCGCCTTTACGCACGGCTTGGGCTGCGTAGGCTATTCTTAGTTTTTTTCGGACATGGTCTTTTGTTACATGGCCAATCTCGTGGCCAATAACAAAGAGCAGTTCCCCATCATTCATCATCTCCATCAGTCCGCTGTAGATCCGGATCGTGCCGTCAGCCATAGCAAAGGCATTGACCTCCGGATTAACGTATACCTTGAAGTCGAATTCAAGACCTTCCTGTTGAACGTGTTGGCCAGTGAGCTTTTTCAGTCGCTGGGAGTGCTTCGTTTGACTGGTAGCAATGGTGTTGGCGCTGTCGGAAAACTGCGCAGTTTGCGCTGCCAGTTTTTTTACCTCTTCATCAGATAATGTTGCGGCCTTAAAGGCATCTATTCCGGCCTCAGTGGCCAGCATTACGTCGACATCTTCGCAGCCGCTGGTCAACAGGGACAAGCATGTTATCGCCAGTAGCAGTAATCGTTTCATTTTATTTGATATGCAGGGGACTGTCTGTTCAGGGACTAAAAGAAATCGTTGTCAAGAATCAGTGAGGAGAGCGAGATCATGCCGACAATCTTTCCTTCCTCTTCAACCGGGGCCTGCCGGATGCCGGCCCGGTAAATCAGGCGGGCCACATATCGGATATCCATGTCCGCCGGCACGGTGATTATCGGTTTGGTCATGATTTCATAGACATTCACCTCGCTGGGAGAGCGGTCCGGAATGATCACCCCTTTCACAAAGTCCTGAACGACCACAATCCCCCAAGCATCATCGGTATGCCGTTTTTTGATCAGCAGAGATGAGATTTTTTCAGCGCGCATCTTGGCGGCAGCTTCCCTTGCTGTGGCCATGCCGTCAATGGAGATAACGTTTTTGTGCATCACGTCTCGTGCCCGGATGATTTTTGTGCTGACAGTTCCCATAATATTCTTCCTCTAGAAAATGTGGCTTATTAAAAGTAACTTTCCCTGACTTCTTCTTTAAATTTTTCCATCTGGCTTTCAAGGCCTACCACATGTTCGACAGGGAGTACAAAGGCGATGCCGGTGCCGGGTTTGTGGAATTGCCCCGCCTCTCTGATCGTGTCGAGGACTTTTGTTACCAGATGTTCTTCGAGAAGAAACATAATGATATCGGTCTGTGCCTCCAGTGAGAGGCCAAAAAAGGTCTTCGCCTCTCTAATACCGGTACCCCTGGCCGGTATGATTGTTGCCCCTGTGGCTCCAGCTCCTTTAGCCGCATCAACAATACTATCTGTGATGTCAGGCTTGACTGAGGATAGGATGAGTTTAAAGCGCATTTCTTTTCTCCGTGGATTATTTTTTTCGTTGACTGAGCCAGTGCATCAGTTGGGCGTAGCCCATGACGGTTATGATTGGACAAAGACTGGCAAAGGCAATAAGGCCAAAGCCGTCGAGGGCGGGATTTCGTCCTGGAACAGTGGCGGACAACCCTAGGCCAAGAGCAGCTACCAAGGGGACCGTGACTGTTGAGGTGGTGACTCCACCTGAATCGTAGGCTAAGGGGATGATGCTTTTGGGGGCAAAGAGGGTCTGGAAAATGACAATCATATAGCCGACCAGGATGTAGAGATAGAGTGGGGTGCCGGTGACAATTCGAAAAGTGCCTAAGCTGATGCCAAAGGCGACTCCAACTGCCACGGTGATTCTTAAACCCCACTGGCTGATGGTCCCGGCAGAAACTTCGTTTGCTTTAAAGGCTACAGCAATGAGAGAGGGTTCGGCGATGGTGGTGGCAAAGCCGATCATGGCGGCAAAGAGGTAGATCCAGCCGTATGCCTTCCAGTCGGCTTCTAAAACAATGGTGTTTGCGCCATAGATAAAGGCGGGATCGGAGAGTTGGGCTGCCATGATCTTGCCGAGTGGGAAAAGCGCCTTTTCGAGTCCTGCCAGAAACAGCGCCAGGCCGAGGACAACATATACTCCACCGACAACAAGACGGCGCAGATGGGGGATGGGTTGGCGCAATACCAGAAGCTGAAACCCGGTGATCAGAACGATGATCGGCAGCACATCCCTGCAGGTGGCAAGCAGTATTATGCTGAAATCTTGTATGAATTCCACAGCAAGAGCCTCTTTTTTAGCCGAAAATTATGAGTCCGTACCCCATGACGAAGATCATCGGGAGCAGAGACGCGAAGGCGATCAGGCCAAAGCCGTCCAACAGAGGGCTCCGTCCGCGAATGGTTGAAGCCAGCCCTACTCCCAGCGCTGCCACCAGTGGTACGGTGATGGTGGAGGTGGTGACTCCGCCGGCATCGTAAGCGATGCCGATGATCTCTTGCGGGGCAATGGTGGTCATCAGCATGACGAGAGCATAACCGCTGATGATCAAATAATGAATGGGCCAGCCGCGAATGATCCGCATCACACCGAGGAGGATGGCCAGCCCTACCGAAAAGGCGACTGACATGCGAAGGCCAAAGGCGTACTGGTTCATTGTCTCCTGGCCTGGATCGATAAGCCCGCCCTCGCTGGCAATTTTTGCTGCTTCGGCAGCGACAGCGATGAGGGCTGGCTCGGCGACAGTGGTTGAGAACCCGAGGGCAAAGGCGAAGCTGAGGAGCCAGAAGAGGCTGCCCTTTCTGGCCAGGGCGTGGGCCATTGCCTCACCGATGGGAAAGAGACCCATCTCAAGCCCTTGGACAAAGAGGGTAAGGCCGAGCACTACCAGAAGGGCGCCAAAAAGCACTTCGCCCATTTGCGGCAGCGGTTGTTTCAAGACGATAATCTGAAAAAAGGCGATAACCAGGACAA
This genomic stretch from Desulfobulbaceae bacterium harbors:
- a CDS encoding M48 family metallopeptidase is translated as MKRLLLLAITCLSLLTSGCEDVDVMLATEAGIDAFKAATLSDEEVKKLAAQTAQFSDSANTIATSQTKHSQRLKKLTGQHVQQEGLEFDFKVYVNPEVNAFAMADGTIRIYSGLMEMMNDGELLFVIGHEIGHVTKDHVRKKLRIAYAAQAVRKGAAAINNEFGVIARSQIGGFAEKLLNAQFSQQEEREADDYGLSFLAQTGHQPAAAISALRKLATLGNNHSFLSSHPAPGARADRLQAQLTQQKTAIGRTPPQRKNLWAFSTVTFPPRCGLLCLNFPNRVDGV
- a CDS encoding CBS domain-containing protein, producing the protein MGTVSTKIIRARDVMHKNVISIDGMATAREAAAKMRAEKISSLLIKKRHTDDAWGIVVVQDFVKGVIIPDRSPSEVNVYEIMTKPIITVPADMDIRYVARLIYRAGIRQAPVEEEGKIVGMISLSSLILDNDFF
- a CDS encoding P-II family nitrogen regulator, with protein sequence MRFKLILSSVKPDITDSIVDAAKGAGATGATIIPARGTGIREAKTFFGLSLEAQTDIIMFLLEEHLVTKVLDTIREAGQFHKPGTGIAFVLPVEHVVGLESQMEKFKEEVRESYF
- a CDS encoding DUF1538 domain-containing protein; translation: MEFIQDFSIILLATCRDVLPIIVLITGFQLLVLRQPIPHLRRLVVGGVYVVLGLALFLAGLEKALFPLGKIMAAQLSDPAFIYGANTIVLEADWKAYGWIYLFAAMIGFATTIAEPSLIAVAFKANEVSAGTISQWGLRITVAVGVAFGISLGTFRIVTGTPLYLYILVGYMIVIFQTLFAPKSIIPLAYDSGGVTTSTVTVPLVAALGLGLSATVPGRNPALDGFGLIAFASLCPIITVMGYAQLMHWLSQRKK
- a CDS encoding DUF1538 domain-containing protein codes for the protein MITSFIFNKLKQACADLLPIVLVIAFFQIIVLKQPLPQMGEVLFGALLVVLGLTLFVQGLEMGLFPIGEAMAHALARKGSLFWLLSFAFALGFSTTVAEPALIAVAAEAAKIASEGGLIDPGQETMNQYAFGLRMSVAFSVGLAILLGVMRIIRGWPIHYLIISGYALVMLMTTIAPQEIIGIAYDAGGVTTSTITVPLVAALGVGLASTIRGRSPLLDGFGLIAFASLLPMIFVMGYGLIIFG